The following are encoded together in the Planctomycetota bacterium genome:
- a CDS encoding VOC family protein, giving the protein MSAVKKLLHTRYRLNDLERSVRFYTEVLGLKEIRRHKSPRGSELVFLATPGSEELIELCSFPSSGPVQVQPDL; this is encoded by the coding sequence ATGAGCGCCGTCAAAAAACTGCTTCACACCCGTTATCGGCTCAACGATCTGGAACGCAGTGTCCGGTTCTACACCGAGGTGCTCGGCCTCAAGGAAATTCGCAGACATAAATCGCCGCGCGGTTCGGAGCTTGTGTTCCTCGCCACCCCCGGGAGCGAGGAACTCATCGAACTGTGCTCGTTCCCATCGAGCGGGCCTGTGCAGGTCCAACCGGACCTC
- the rho gene encoding transcription termination factor Rho, protein MNTKSGVLELHASGEARLRQFEQGLADNPGDPYIPAELVAKFSLRAAQQISVEVEERHAPNRPEGVKRVALNVLDIEGLDPQTYLARKSFNELTALDPSPRLTLEHRGCAPACRLIDLFCPIGFGTRGLIVAPPKAGKTILLQNIASGIKHNNPQVELIALLIDERPEEVTDFKRNVPAHVLASSNDESVERHTALGILAIERAKRLVEAGRDVVVLLDSLTRVGRAFNNNRRYASGGRTMSGGLDNRALEVPKQLFGAARKCEEGGSLTIIATCLVDTGSRADQVIFEEFKGTGNMEVHLDRALVDRRIFPSINIERSGTRKEELLYHPDEYSRVVLLRRALTGVPPVESMELLLGKLKKTRSNIEFLLGMGAFK, encoded by the coding sequence ATGAACACCAAAAGTGGAGTCCTTGAGCTGCATGCGAGCGGCGAGGCGCGTCTGAGACAATTCGAGCAGGGACTGGCCGACAATCCCGGCGATCCCTACATCCCGGCGGAGCTGGTGGCGAAGTTCTCGCTCCGCGCCGCCCAGCAGATTTCGGTCGAGGTCGAGGAGCGCCACGCGCCCAATCGGCCGGAGGGCGTCAAGCGCGTCGCCCTCAACGTGCTGGACATCGAGGGCCTGGACCCCCAGACCTATCTGGCCCGCAAATCCTTCAATGAACTGACCGCCCTCGATCCCTCGCCGCGTCTCACCCTGGAGCACCGCGGCTGTGCCCCGGCCTGCCGCCTGATCGATCTCTTCTGCCCCATCGGCTTTGGCACCCGCGGCCTGATCGTGGCCCCGCCCAAGGCCGGCAAGACCATCCTGCTGCAGAACATCGCCTCCGGCATCAAGCACAACAACCCGCAGGTGGAGCTGATTGCCCTGCTCATCGACGAACGCCCCGAGGAGGTCACCGACTTCAAGCGCAACGTCCCCGCCCACGTGCTCGCCAGCAGCAACGATGAGTCCGTCGAGCGCCACACCGCGCTGGGCATCCTTGCGATCGAGCGCGCCAAGCGACTGGTCGAGGCGGGACGCGACGTGGTGGTGCTGCTCGACTCGCTCACCCGCGTCGGCCGCGCCTTCAACAACAACCGGCGCTACGCCTCCGGCGGCCGGACCATGAGCGGCGGCCTGGACAACCGCGCCCTTGAGGTTCCCAAGCAGCTCTTCGGCGCCGCCCGCAAATGCGAGGAGGGCGGCTCGCTCACCATCATCGCCACGTGTCTGGTCGACACCGGCAGCCGCGCCGACCAGGTCATCTTCGAGGAGTTCAAGGGCACCGGCAACATGGAGGTGCACCTCGACCGCGCCCTCGTCGACCGCCGCATCTTCCCCTCGATCAACATCGAACGTTCCGGCACCCGCAAGGAGGAACTCCTCTACCATCCTGACGAGTACAGCCGTGTGGTGCTGTTGCGTCGCGCGCTCACAGGCGTGCCTCCCGTCGAATCGATGGAACTGCTCCTCGGCAAACTCAAGAAGACCCGCAGCAACATCGAGTTCCTGCTGGGCATGGGGGCGTTCAAATAA
- a CDS encoding pseudouridine-5'-phosphate glycosidase, producing the protein MTGPRIRIHPEVADALTRSAPVVALETAVLTHGLPRSAVPSLREVSALWSETKPANLALAMAMESEVRAGGCVPATCAVIKGELVVGLAPEELASLASMSEPLKLSARDLAPAIANGSSGGLTVAATLSACAAANIRVFATGGIGGVHRGWNRTLDISADLAALARISAVTVCAGAKSILDLPATLEALDSLGVPVIGMGTRHFPCFSSPPDPSLPLPSTVENPESIAPIARAHWSLGHRTGVLAVQPCPAEHTVPRDEFEKWFALGEAAAKARGVRGPEVTPFLLAHLAELSGGRTLRANVALLLANARAAAAIARRI; encoded by the coding sequence ATGACGGGGCCGCGCATCCGGATCCATCCCGAAGTCGCCGACGCCCTCACCCGAAGCGCGCCGGTGGTCGCATTGGAGACCGCGGTGCTCACGCATGGCCTGCCGCGCAGCGCGGTCCCATCTCTGCGCGAAGTCTCCGCGCTGTGGAGCGAAACCAAGCCGGCCAACTTGGCGCTGGCCATGGCCATGGAGTCCGAGGTCCGCGCCGGCGGCTGCGTTCCCGCGACCTGCGCCGTGATCAAGGGAGAGCTCGTCGTCGGCCTCGCGCCGGAAGAGCTTGCATCGCTCGCCTCGATGTCCGAACCATTGAAACTGAGTGCGCGGGATCTGGCGCCCGCCATCGCCAACGGAAGTTCCGGAGGGCTCACCGTCGCCGCAACGCTTTCCGCGTGCGCCGCCGCGAACATTCGCGTCTTCGCCACCGGAGGCATCGGCGGCGTGCACCGGGGATGGAACCGCACGCTCGACATCAGCGCCGATCTGGCGGCGCTCGCCCGCATTTCGGCCGTCACGGTCTGCGCCGGAGCCAAAAGCATTCTGGATCTGCCTGCCACGCTGGAAGCCCTTGATTCGCTTGGAGTTCCGGTGATCGGCATGGGAACCCGCCACTTCCCCTGCTTTTCCTCGCCGCCCGATCCATCGCTGCCGCTTCCGTCCACGGTCGAAAATCCCGAATCGATTGCACCGATCGCGCGCGCCCACTGGTCGCTGGGACACCGCACGGGAGTTCTTGCCGTGCAGCCCTGCCCCGCCGAGCACACCGTGCCGCGCGACGAATTCGAGAAATGGTTCGCCCTCGGTGAAGCCGCCGCGAAAGCCCGCGGCGTCCGCGGTCCTGAGGTGACTCCCTTCCTGCTCGCGCATCTCGCGGAACTCTCCGGCGGCCGCACCCTCCGCGCCAATGTCGCGCTGCTGCTGGCCAACGCCCGGGCCGCCGCTGCCATCGCCCGCCGCATCTGA
- a CDS encoding DEAD/DEAH box helicase, giving the protein MNSTETFDTTKRFADLGLPESLLKAITEKGFEHPTRIQASLLPVALSGRDCLGQAKTGTGKTAAFALPMLARLEKGAAFSGLVLVPTRELAIQVAKEFLEFAQYSGHKVVAVYGGSSINTQTAQLKRGPEIIVGTPGRVMDMNQRGLLPYHQVKIAVLDEVDRMLDIGFREDIRKILGSMKQHPQTVFVSATISPEIEKLARSYMRDAEKIVSSEKSLTVSQVDQSYLPVDYWCKRRLLVHLLTHETPELTVVFCRTKRTVDDVTEYLQKKKIDAFAIHGDMYQKARDKVMERLRGGHLSVLVASDLAARGLDVDDISHVINYDIPEDPEVYVHRIGRTARAGRRGIAWSFVCPDQGELLTNIEMLTNVEIVRKEYPDFDPGPPPVEVQARRDQEIQRREKNESSKNRFSNEVAAPAPAAAAADPTKFPGGIVPTSSHMKRLGGRVNSRRRK; this is encoded by the coding sequence ATGAACTCAACAGAAACTTTCGACACCACCAAGCGATTCGCAGACCTCGGACTTCCAGAATCTCTCCTCAAGGCCATCACGGAAAAAGGCTTTGAGCACCCCACGCGCATCCAGGCCTCGCTGCTTCCCGTGGCTCTCTCGGGCCGGGACTGCCTCGGGCAGGCCAAGACCGGCACCGGCAAGACGGCCGCCTTCGCCCTGCCCATGCTCGCGCGGCTGGAAAAAGGCGCGGCCTTCAGCGGCCTGGTCCTGGTCCCCACCCGCGAGCTGGCCATCCAGGTCGCCAAGGAATTCCTTGAGTTCGCCCAGTACAGCGGACACAAGGTGGTCGCGGTCTACGGCGGCAGCAGCATCAACACCCAGACCGCGCAGCTGAAGCGCGGCCCCGAGATCATCGTGGGCACGCCGGGGCGCGTGATGGACATGAACCAGCGCGGTCTCCTGCCCTATCACCAGGTGAAGATCGCGGTGCTGGACGAGGTCGACCGCATGCTCGACATCGGATTCCGCGAGGACATTCGCAAGATCCTCGGCAGCATGAAGCAGCATCCGCAGACGGTCTTCGTCTCCGCGACCATCAGTCCCGAGATCGAGAAGCTGGCCCGCAGCTACATGCGCGACGCCGAGAAGATCGTCAGCTCCGAGAAGAGCCTGACCGTCAGCCAGGTCGATCAGAGCTACCTGCCGGTGGACTACTGGTGCAAGCGGCGCCTGCTCGTGCATCTGCTGACGCACGAGACTCCCGAGCTCACTGTGGTCTTCTGCCGCACCAAGCGCACGGTCGACGATGTGACCGAGTACCTGCAGAAGAAGAAGATCGACGCCTTCGCCATCCACGGCGACATGTATCAGAAGGCCCGCGACAAGGTGATGGAGCGCCTGCGCGGCGGGCACCTGAGCGTGCTGGTCGCCAGCGACCTGGCCGCGCGCGGGCTCGATGTGGACGACATCAGCCACGTCATCAACTACGACATTCCCGAGGATCCCGAGGTCTACGTCCACCGCATCGGCCGCACGGCCCGCGCCGGTCGCCGCGGCATCGCCTGGAGCTTCGTCTGCCCCGACCAGGGCGAGCTGCTGACCAACATCGAGATGCTGACCAACGTCGAGATCGTCCGCAAGGAATATCCCGATTTCGATCCCGGTCCGCCCCCGGTCGAGGTGCAGGCGCGGCGCGATCAGGAAATCCAGCGCCGCGAGAAGAACGAGTCGAGCAAGAACCGCTTCAGCAACGAGGTGGCGGCACCAGCTCCCGCGGCGGCGGCGGCGGACCCGACCAAGTTCCCCGGCGGCATCGTGCCCACGAGCAGCCACATGAAGCGGCTGGGCGGCAGGGTGAACTCGCGGCGCCGCAAATGA
- the alr gene encoding alanine racemase, with protein MSPRSEVVVDLGAVDHNVSVIREALEPSVRLGLVLKSDAYGLGAARLARRMAGKADFLIVYGIEEAEVVGAADPGTPVIALMPIRSIERGSIAHGMWLKGRLHLSAHDLDQVESLAACARDFGAALPLHLEIDTGLGRGGCLPADATAVAARIRTDKNLRLAGVFTHFANAGGSESATDQQRRHFESWCKSASLPEDCIVHSASTFAAIRGPRFHHHMVRVGLAWTGLAFEGTRDGKFMDFARRLRPVFSWRSSFVQVRTVPAGTAVGYGSRWKSEKTSRIGLVPVGYGDGYPLLPMNPTTRRPLGQERRTVRVEVAVDGAARWMSAPVVGAISMDQIAVDLTELPDSLATDWNHAAVELISSDVAATNHAARVASMTGHHAYELLCRIPSRVPRRFVEPIAAALPSVKDRVDSSEAPTNAISQAS; from the coding sequence ATGAGCCCCCGCAGCGAAGTGGTCGTCGATCTTGGAGCCGTGGATCATAATGTCTCGGTGATCCGGGAGGCGCTGGAACCCTCGGTGCGGCTTGGACTTGTCTTGAAATCCGACGCCTACGGCCTGGGCGCAGCCCGGCTGGCCCGGCGCATGGCCGGCAAGGCCGATTTTCTCATCGTCTACGGGATCGAGGAGGCCGAAGTGGTGGGGGCGGCCGACCCCGGCACACCGGTGATCGCGCTGATGCCGATCCGCTCAATCGAGCGCGGCTCCATCGCGCATGGCATGTGGCTCAAGGGGCGCCTGCATCTCTCGGCGCATGACCTTGACCAGGTCGAGTCGCTGGCGGCCTGCGCGCGCGACTTCGGCGCGGCGCTGCCGCTGCATCTGGAAATCGACACCGGGCTCGGCCGCGGCGGTTGCCTGCCCGCCGACGCGACCGCCGTCGCCGCACGGATCCGCACCGACAAGAATCTGCGCCTCGCCGGCGTCTTCACCCACTTCGCCAACGCCGGCGGCAGCGAGAGCGCCACCGATCAGCAGCGGCGGCACTTCGAGTCGTGGTGCAAGAGCGCCTCGCTGCCGGAGGATTGCATCGTGCATTCGGCGAGCACCTTCGCCGCCATCCGCGGGCCGCGATTCCACCACCACATGGTGCGCGTCGGGTTGGCCTGGACCGGTCTGGCGTTCGAAGGCACGCGCGACGGGAAATTCATGGACTTTGCGCGGAGGTTGCGCCCGGTCTTCAGCTGGCGCAGTTCCTTCGTGCAAGTCCGCACGGTTCCGGCAGGGACGGCGGTGGGCTATGGAAGCCGCTGGAAAAGCGAGAAAACCAGTCGGATCGGACTCGTGCCGGTCGGCTACGGCGACGGCTATCCGCTGCTGCCCATGAACCCCACGACGCGGCGGCCGCTCGGGCAGGAGCGCCGCACGGTGCGCGTCGAAGTGGCCGTGGATGGGGCGGCGCGCTGGATGAGCGCGCCGGTGGTGGGCGCGATCAGCATGGACCAGATCGCGGTCGATCTCACCGAGCTGCCGGATTCCCTGGCGACGGATTGGAATCACGCGGCCGTCGAATTGATCAGCTCCGATGTCGCGGCGACCAACCACGCGGCCCGCGTCGCCTCGATGACCGGGCACCACGCCTACGAATTGCTCTGCCGGATCCCGTCGCGCGTTCCGCGAAGGTTCGTCGAACCCATCGCCGCCGCGCTTCCTTCGGTCAAGGACCGCGTGGACTCGTCCGAGGCGCCGACGAACGCCATCTCGCAAGCTTCCTGA
- a CDS encoding NAD(P)/FAD-dependent oxidoreductase translates to MANQTVDAVVVGGGPAGTCSAIALARAGAKVVLIDAGARGRDKCCGHCLSGGAWTALEELGVRDVVESSASGVTRQVAWRSGTRGFEMKLPHSGILVPRSLLDAGLQEEAERVGVRVIQSATARWHSKGLIGVRQKCEEHFVEARLVVAADGLGSGIARARGWSPARPGRKYGFAGSWRAPRALLPWPDGRIEMRVARGGYLGIVAESRERIHVAGMIDRTSGVSRPDELLIEVARSWPLLAQAIDEGRPDRWIAAGPLPWRPTRVADESTALVGDAAGYAEPYSGEGMRWAFECAGGLARAWREEGGWTPRAAQQYAHWHRARIARRQRGTLQAAWLLRNPARAALTCRAAKRFPGVASWLAGSMTR, encoded by the coding sequence GTGGCGAATCAAACGGTGGACGCGGTGGTCGTTGGCGGCGGTCCTGCGGGAACTTGCAGCGCCATCGCGCTCGCTCGCGCGGGCGCCAAGGTTGTGCTGATCGACGCCGGAGCACGCGGACGGGACAAGTGCTGCGGGCACTGTCTCTCCGGCGGCGCCTGGACGGCGCTGGAGGAACTCGGGGTTCGGGACGTAGTCGAATCGAGCGCCTCAGGCGTCACGCGGCAGGTCGCCTGGCGCAGCGGAACGCGGGGATTTGAAATGAAGTTGCCTCATTCGGGCATCCTGGTTCCAAGGAGCCTCCTGGATGCGGGACTGCAGGAGGAAGCCGAGCGAGTCGGAGTCCGCGTGATCCAGTCCGCCACGGCAAGGTGGCACTCCAAGGGCTTGATCGGGGTCCGCCAGAAGTGCGAGGAACATTTCGTCGAAGCACGTCTGGTGGTCGCGGCCGATGGTCTGGGCAGCGGCATCGCGCGGGCCCGGGGCTGGAGTCCCGCGCGGCCCGGCCGCAAATATGGCTTCGCGGGTTCCTGGCGTGCGCCGCGCGCGCTGCTCCCGTGGCCCGATGGGCGCATCGAAATGCGCGTGGCGCGGGGCGGCTACCTCGGCATCGTCGCCGAGTCCCGTGAGCGCATCCATGTCGCGGGCATGATCGATCGCACCTCGGGGGTGAGCCGTCCCGATGAACTTCTCATTGAGGTCGCGCGGTCGTGGCCCTTGCTGGCGCAGGCGATCGATGAGGGGCGCCCCGACCGGTGGATCGCAGCAGGACCGCTGCCGTGGCGACCGACGCGCGTTGCCGACGAATCGACGGCGCTGGTGGGCGACGCCGCCGGATACGCGGAGCCCTATTCCGGCGAAGGGATGCGCTGGGCCTTCGAGTGCGCCGGCGGCCTCGCCCGGGCGTGGCGCGAGGAGGGCGGATGGACGCCGCGTGCCGCGCAGCAGTACGCCCACTGGCATCGCGCACGCATCGCGCGGCGGCAGCGCGGCACGCTTCAAGCCGCCTGGCTGCTGCGCAATCCGGCGCGGGCGGCGCTGACCTGCCGCGCGGCGAAGCGCTTCCCCGGGGTCGCCTCGTGGCTCGCCGGTAGCATGACACGATGA
- a CDS encoding type III polyketide synthase — MSVRIESMGFATPALSRTQRDIGREQSKLWNLKASSQDRWERMIDHCGIERRAAVMPLDEIVTLTTAQRMQCFARHAPALAARAVAEALARAGRSAGDITDLIVVTCTGFESPGPIHDLCVQAGLPHRVRTSQIGFMGCFGGICGLDAAAGAALRHEGAVVLLVCVELCSLHLRDDRDVQNMVASLLFADGAAAVVVSRGEPGRGGAATVGPRFAMRVPGTADAMSWKVTDAGFAMTLDRGVPEQLERAAPAMLGDLRQCAIHPGGAAILDAMERGANARACGGLAPESLSAARGVLRDHGNMSSGSVFFVLDRLLEGGATGELAAIAFGPGLTVDRIDLCAAPPAVDEGRLAGCLVVEAAADAATFRIP; from the coding sequence ATGAGCGTCCGCATCGAGTCCATGGGCTTCGCCACTCCGGCGCTTTCCAGGACCCAGCGGGACATCGGGCGCGAGCAGTCAAAATTGTGGAACTTGAAGGCCTCGTCGCAGGATCGATGGGAGCGCATGATCGACCATTGCGGCATCGAGCGCCGTGCGGCGGTCATGCCGCTGGATGAAATCGTCACGCTCACCACCGCGCAGCGCATGCAATGCTTCGCCCGCCACGCGCCCGCATTGGCCGCCCGGGCCGTCGCCGAGGCGCTGGCCCGCGCCGGCCGCAGCGCCGGCGACATCACCGATCTGATCGTGGTGACCTGCACGGGGTTCGAGTCGCCGGGGCCGATCCACGACCTCTGCGTGCAGGCGGGCCTGCCCCATCGCGTGCGGACGTCGCAGATCGGATTCATGGGGTGCTTCGGCGGCATCTGCGGACTGGATGCCGCGGCCGGTGCCGCCCTGCGCCACGAGGGGGCGGTGGTGCTGCTGGTGTGCGTCGAACTCTGCTCGCTGCATCTGCGCGACGACCGCGACGTGCAGAACATGGTCGCCAGCCTGCTCTTCGCCGATGGGGCCGCGGCGGTCGTGGTCTCGCGCGGGGAGCCGGGACGCGGCGGCGCGGCGACGGTGGGCCCGCGATTCGCGATGCGCGTGCCGGGCACCGCGGACGCCATGAGCTGGAAGGTGACCGACGCGGGGTTCGCCATGACCCTGGACCGCGGTGTGCCGGAGCAGCTCGAGCGCGCCGCCCCGGCCATGCTCGGCGATCTCAGGCAATGCGCGATTCATCCGGGCGGAGCCGCCATTCTGGACGCGATGGAGCGGGGGGCCAACGCCCGCGCCTGCGGCGGACTCGCACCGGAAAGCCTGAGCGCGGCGCGCGGCGTCCTGCGCGACCATGGCAACATGAGCAGCGGCAGCGTGTTTTTCGTCCTGGACCGCCTGCTCGAGGGCGGCGCGACCGGCGAGCTCGCCGCCATCGCCTTCGGCCCGGGCCTGACCGTCGACCGCATTGACCTCTGCGCGGCGCCACCCGCGGTGGATGAAGGGCGCCTCGCCGGATGCCTCGTCGTGGAAGCCGCCGCCGACGCTGCTACATTCCGCATCCCATGA
- a CDS encoding menaquinone biosynthesis protein: MSLLVEQPAPSARDAAAATRLGVVQYLNTLPLIAGLDHLRGLHLRRDVPASLFGRLAAGEVDAALCSSIDYQRSEEPMIVLPCGLLGCDGETLTVRLYSRKPLKEMRSLAADAESHTSRVLAAILLEERFGVRPETVDLSDAQDPGEQRHWPLADGVLLIGDKAVLSPPPMSEFPHQLDLGAAWKEWTGLPFTFAIWMAPSPRNPESVARLQTLSSILDHQRRRNASRIDCIAANEAVQRGWEAAHARRYLGELLRYAWTPSQQQGLERFWFESRQRGLTPACRPLAFLGA; encoded by the coding sequence ATGAGCCTGCTCGTCGAACAGCCCGCACCAAGCGCCCGCGACGCCGCCGCCGCGACGAGATTGGGTGTGGTGCAATATCTGAACACGCTGCCGCTGATCGCCGGGCTCGATCATCTGCGCGGTCTTCACTTGCGACGCGATGTCCCGGCGAGCCTCTTCGGCCGGCTGGCCGCGGGCGAGGTCGACGCGGCGCTCTGCTCGAGCATCGATTATCAGCGTTCGGAGGAGCCGATGATTGTGCTGCCCTGCGGCCTGCTGGGGTGCGACGGAGAGACCCTGACCGTGCGCCTCTACTCCCGCAAGCCCCTGAAGGAGATGCGCTCCCTCGCCGCCGACGCCGAAAGCCACACCAGCCGCGTGCTTGCGGCGATCCTGCTGGAGGAACGATTCGGCGTGCGGCCGGAAACGGTCGATCTCTCCGACGCTCAGGACCCCGGCGAGCAGCGCCATTGGCCCCTTGCCGACGGGGTGCTGCTGATCGGCGACAAGGCGGTGCTGAGTCCGCCGCCAATGAGTGAATTCCCCCATCAACTGGATCTGGGCGCCGCCTGGAAGGAGTGGACCGGGCTTCCCTTCACCTTCGCCATCTGGATGGCCCCATCCCCGCGAAACCCCGAGTCGGTCGCGCGACTGCAGACCTTGTCGAGCATTCTCGATCATCAGCGGCGGCGCAACGCCTCGCGGATCGATTGCATCGCGGCCAACGAGGCGGTCCAGCGCGGATGGGAGGCGGCCCATGCGCGGCGCTACTTGGGCGAGCTGCTGCGCTACGCCTGGACTCCAAGCCAGCAGCAGGGGCTCGAGCGATTCTGGTTCGAGTCCCGGCAGCGCGGACTGACCCCGGCGTGCCGGCCCCTCGCCTTCCTCGGCGCGTAG
- the rpsI gene encoding 30S ribosomal protein S9 produces the protein MRNQDKYQDRNQDRDEGEFAPAVAVKAPPAPRPLRAQEPADKFGWWWATGRRKTSIARLRVKPGAGEFKVNDRDFEQFFVEERDRKNILAVVEKTGIKGQIDIRASCNGGGVTGQTGAMILALARAVMAYDPTLETVLRDNNFLTRDARKVERKKYGQSGARRRFQFSKR, from the coding sequence ATGAGAAACCAAGACAAATACCAGGATCGAAACCAGGATCGCGACGAGGGTGAGTTCGCCCCGGCGGTCGCCGTGAAGGCCCCGCCCGCTCCGCGTCCGCTTCGCGCCCAGGAGCCGGCCGACAAGTTCGGCTGGTGGTGGGCCACCGGCCGCCGCAAGACTTCCATCGCCCGCCTGCGCGTCAAGCCCGGAGCCGGCGAGTTCAAGGTGAATGACCGCGACTTCGAGCAGTTCTTCGTCGAGGAGCGCGATCGCAAGAACATCCTCGCCGTGGTCGAGAAGACCGGCATCAAGGGTCAGATCGACATCCGCGCCAGCTGCAACGGCGGCGGCGTGACCGGGCAGACCGGCGCCATGATCCTGGCCCTGGCCCGCGCCGTGATGGCCTATGACCCGACGCTGGAGACCGTGCTCCGGGACAACAACTTCCTCACCCGCGACGCCCGCAAGGTCGAGCGGAAGAAGTACGGACAGTCCGGCGCCCGCCGTCGCTTCCAGTTCAGCAAGCGTTGA
- the rplM gene encoding 50S ribosomal protein L13: MPRQTTFIKPGTTKLSWRHVDASKMVLGRLATEVATVLMGKHLPNYTPNVDCGEGVIITNASSVAITGRKLDQKTLRRWSGYPGGLRVRSYRTVLADDPTTLVSEAIIRMLPRGRLGRVMRTRLRVFAGTEHTFAAQKPTKLVIKSRKAPATR, translated from the coding sequence ATGCCACGCCAAACCACATTCATCAAGCCCGGCACCACCAAACTTTCCTGGAGGCATGTCGACGCCTCCAAGATGGTGCTGGGCCGCCTTGCCACCGAAGTCGCGACCGTTCTGATGGGCAAGCATCTGCCCAACTACACGCCCAACGTCGATTGCGGCGAGGGCGTGATCATCACCAACGCTTCCAGCGTGGCGATCACGGGACGCAAGCTCGATCAAAAGACGCTGCGCCGATGGAGCGGCTATCCGGGCGGACTGCGCGTGCGCAGCTACCGCACGGTGCTGGCTGACGATCCGACGACACTGGTCTCGGAAGCCATCATCCGCATGCTGCCCCGCGGCCGCCTCGGCCGTGTGATGCGCACCCGCCTTCGCGTGTTCGCCGGCACTGAGCACACCTTCGCTGCGCAGAAGCCGACCAAGCTCGTCATCAAGTCACGAAAGGCACCGGCCACGCGCTGA
- a CDS encoding CPBP family intramembrane metalloprotease: MHRFLHATAIWLLILGLAAFSIYEPHRSETQEIDGDDAASKAMWEGESLSSATEMRGRLLVLSQSMSGPAGALPLKELILGDEPFDQLASAILLASRGANAEATEQIDLAEKGFKEYDEAQDAAPLVEATRAAVNSWPMEGAVNSNGQVLSPNSAQFELLRERLGWFGEFAQARIAGDAQLTEQLRMDDMRFLVVLMIAALWFFGVGLCGLVALIVLGILGLSAKIRSGFAVQPSTSLILGETFVAWFVLFLALQFATMLMPIDHESPLRLVLTGAIMFASLGSLGWAKYRGLSFARIRDLAGLRWNGGFFRFLWQSAISYATALPLMGLGLLIGMAMGWLMDVPNLGNPSHPIQQLIDHADPLELCMLFALACIAAPIVEETIFRGLLYGHLRQGTATWGVLGSMLFSMVISGGLFAAIHPQGMFVAPALAGLACGFCITREWSGSVFPGMVAHGIQNATVIGLNVILFHA; the protein is encoded by the coding sequence ATGCACCGATTTCTGCACGCCACCGCCATCTGGTTGCTGATTCTTGGGCTGGCGGCATTCTCGATCTACGAGCCACATCGATCCGAGACCCAGGAAATCGATGGCGACGACGCCGCTTCGAAGGCCATGTGGGAGGGGGAGAGCCTCTCTTCCGCCACGGAAATGCGCGGCCGGCTGCTGGTGCTCTCGCAGAGCATGAGCGGGCCCGCGGGAGCCCTGCCCTTGAAGGAGCTGATCCTGGGCGACGAGCCCTTCGACCAGCTGGCCAGCGCGATCCTTCTGGCCAGCCGCGGCGCCAACGCCGAGGCCACCGAGCAGATCGATCTCGCCGAGAAGGGATTCAAGGAATACGACGAGGCGCAGGACGCCGCCCCGCTGGTCGAGGCGACCCGCGCCGCCGTGAACTCCTGGCCGATGGAAGGCGCGGTCAATTCCAACGGGCAGGTCCTCTCGCCCAACTCGGCGCAATTTGAACTGCTGCGCGAGCGCCTCGGCTGGTTCGGCGAATTCGCCCAGGCCCGAATCGCCGGCGACGCGCAATTGACCGAGCAGCTTCGCATGGACGACATGCGATTCCTGGTGGTGCTCATGATCGCGGCCCTGTGGTTCTTCGGGGTCGGGCTCTGCGGCCTCGTCGCCCTGATAGTCCTGGGCATCCTCGGGCTGAGCGCCAAGATTCGCTCGGGCTTCGCGGTGCAGCCAAGCACTTCGCTCATTCTCGGCGAGACCTTCGTGGCCTGGTTCGTTCTTTTCCTGGCGCTTCAATTTGCAACGATGCTTATGCCGATCGATCACGAGTCGCCGCTGCGACTGGTGCTCACCGGCGCGATCATGTTCGCCAGCCTGGGCTCGCTGGGCTGGGCCAAATACCGCGGGCTTTCATTCGCGAGAATCCGGGACCTTGCGGGGCTGCGCTGGAATGGCGGATTTTTCCGCTTCCTCTGGCAATCGGCGATTTCCTACGCAACGGCCCTGCCGTTGATGGGGCTGGGCCTGCTCATCGGCATGGCGATGGGCTGGCTGATGGACGTACCCAACCTCGGCAATCCCTCGCATCCGATCCAGCAGCTCATTGATCACGCGGATCCGCTGGAACTCTGCATGCTCTTCGCTCTGGCGTGCATCGCCGCGCCGATCGTCGAGGAAACCATCTTTCGCGGCCTGCTGTACGGGCATCTTCGGCAGGGCACCGCCACGTGGGGCGTGCTCGGCTCGATGCTTTTCTCGATGGTGATCAGCGGCGGGCTCTTCGCCGCCATCCATCCGCAGGGCATGTTCGTGGCGCCGGCGCTGGCGGGGCTCGCCTGCGGCTTCTGCATCACCCGCGAGTGGAGCGGCAGCGTTTTCCCGGGGATGGTCGCGCATGGAATCCAGAACGCGACCGTGATCGGGCTGAATGTGATTCTCTTCCATGCCTGA